The following coding sequences are from one Arcobacter nitrofigilis DSM 7299 window:
- a CDS encoding YrhK family protein — MIFYEKNNELDLDIGSRHIELQRRYEVFGAINDLFIAIWFLVGSCFFLYESLMYSGTWFFIVGSAQFLIKPLIKLASLIHVSRIYKEEQKIYKS; from the coding sequence ATGATTTTTTATGAAAAAAATAATGAATTAGATTTAGATATAGGAAGTCGTCATATTGAACTTCAGCGTCGTTATGAGGTATTCGGTGCTATAAATGATTTATTTATTGCAATTTGGTTTTTAGTTGGAAGTTGTTTCTTTTTATATGAGTCACTTATGTACAGTGGTACTTGGTTTTTTATAGTTGGAAGTGCACAGTTTTTGATAAAACCTTTAATCAAACTTGCTAGTTTGATTCATGTATCACGAATATACAAGGAAGAACAAAAGATTTATAAAAGTTAA